Proteins from a single region of Calonectris borealis chromosome 14, bCalBor7.hap1.2, whole genome shotgun sequence:
- the OSBP gene encoding oxysterol-binding protein 1, producing the protein MAELRAAAAAAGPGPAAGAALPGPMALPAAPGAAPALPSPAAGGGTGPGPGAGAAAAAGGGGGGGSGAGGTGSGSAREGWLFKWTNYIKGYQRRWFVLSNGLLSYYRSKAEMRHTCRGTINLATANITVEDSCNFIISNGGAQTYHLKASSEVERQRWVTALELAKAKAVKMLEESDDSGDESVSQTDKTELQSTLRTLSSKVEDLSTCNDLIAKHGTALQRSLSELETLRLPAESTEKIKQVNERATLFRITSNAMINACRDFLMLAQTHSKKWQKSLQHERDQRIRLEETLEQLAKQHNHLERAFRGATVLPASAPGTGGSAKDPCCPAKGDLSDEDDDNEFFDAPEIITMPESMGHKRTGSNISGTSSDISLDEQYKHQVEDTKKEKRTRIPYKPNYSLNLWSIMKNCIGKELSKIPMPVNFNEPLSMLQRLTEDLEYHELLDRAAKCESSLEQLCYVAAFTVSSYSTTVFRTSKPFNPLLGETFELDRLEENGYRSLCEQVSHHPPAAAHHADSKHGWTLRQEIKITSKFRGKYLSIMPLGTIHCVFHSSGNHYTWKKVTTTVHNIIVGKLWIDQSGEIEIVNHKTGDKCNLKFVPYSYFSRDVARKVTGEVTDPTGKVHFVLLGTWDEKMDCYKVTLGAGDNGAEGRQKAHEAEDSRVLLWKRNPLPKYAENMYYFSELALTLNAPENGTAPTDSRRRPDQRLMENGRWDEANAEKQRLEEKQRISRKRREAEAARATEDGTPYDPYKPLWFERKKDPVTQELAHVYKGGYWESKEKQDWTLCPDIF; encoded by the exons atggcggagctgcgcgcggcggcggcggccgcgggccccggcccggcggcgggggcagcgctgcccggccccaTGGCGCTGCCCGCGGCGCCCGGTGCGGCCCCCGCCCTGCCCTCACCGGCAGCGGGCGGCGGGACGGGCCCAGGCccgggggcgggagcggcggcggcggcggggggcggcggcggcggcggttccggggcGGGTGGCACCGGGTCCGGTTCGGCGCGCGAGGGCTGGCTCTTCAAGTGGACCAACTACATCAAGGGCTACCAGCGCCGCTGGTTCGTGCTCAGCAACGGCCTCCTCAGCTACTACCG GTCCAAGGCGGAGATGCGGCATACCTGCCGCGGCACCATCAACCTGGCCACGGCCAACATCACCGTAGAGGATTCCTGCAACTTCATCATCTCCAACGGCGGAGCCCAGACCTACCACCTGAAGGCCAGCTCGGAGGTGGAGCGGCAACGCTGGGTCACCGCCCTGGAGCTGGCCAAGGCCAAAGCTGTCAAGATGCTGGAGGAGTCAG ATGACTCCGGTGACGAGTCGGTGTCGCAGACGGACAAGACGGAGCTGCAGAGCACGCTGCGCACCCTGTCCAGCAAGGTGGAGGATCTCAGCACCTGCAACGATCTGATCGCCAAGCACGGCACGGCTCTGCAGCGCTCCCTCAGCGAGCTGGAGACCCTCCGGCTGCCCGCCGAGAGCACCGAGAAGATCAAGCAGGTGAACGAACGAGCCACCCTCTTCCGCATCACCTCCAACGCCATGATCAAC GCCTGCCGGGATTTTCTGATGCTGGCCCAGACTCACAGCAAGAAGTGGCAGAAATCGCTGCAGCACGAGCGGGACCAGCGTATCCGGCTGGAGGAGACGCTGGAGCAGTTGGCCAAGCAGCACAACCACCTGGAGAGGGCCTTCCGCGGTGCCACCGTCCTGCCCGCCAGCGCGCCCGGCACCGGCGGCTCTGCCAAAG ATCCGTGCTGCCCTGCGAAAGGAGACCTGAGCGACGAGGACGATGACAACGAGTTCTTCGACGCCCCGGAGATTATCACCATGCCCGAGAGCATGGGCCACAA gcgCACCGGCAGCAACATCAGCGGCACCAGCAGCGACATCAGCCTGGATGAGCAG TACAAGCACCAGGTAGAGGACACCAAGAAGGAGAAGAGAACCCGCATCCCCTACAAACCCAACTACAGCCTCAACCTCTGGAGCATCATGAAAAACTGTATCGGGAAGGAGTTGTCCAAGATCCCCATGCCG GTGAACTTCAACGAGCCCCTGTCCATGCTGCAGCGCCTGACGGAAGACCTGGAGTACCACGAGCTGCTCGATCGGGCGGCCAAGTGCGAGAGTTCGCTGGAGCAACTGTGCTACGTGGCTGCCTTCACCGTCTCGTCCTACTCCACCACTGTCTTCCGCACCAGCAAGCCCTTCAACCCCCTCCTAGGGGAGACCTTTGAGCTGGATCGCCTGGAGGAGAACGGCTACCGCTCCCTCTGCGAGCAG GTGAGCCACCACCCGCCGGCCGCTGCCCACCACGCCGACTCCAAGCACGGCTGGACGCTTCGCCAGGAAATCAAAATCACCAGCAAATTTCGGGGCAAATACCTCTCTATCATGCCTCTGG GTACCATCCACTGCGTCTTCCACTCTTCCGGCAACCACTACACGTGGAAAAAGGTCACCACCACCGTGCACAACATCATCGTGGGCAAGCTCTGGATAGACCAG TCGGGTGAAATCGAGATCGTCAATCACAAGACGGGCGACAAGTGCAACCTCAAGTTCGTTCCTTACAGCTACTTCTCGCGGGACGTGGCGAGGAAG GTCACCGGGGAGGTGACGGACCCCACGGGGAAGGTACATTTTGTCCTGCTGGGCACCTGGGATGAGAAGATGGACTGCTACAAGGTGACGCTGGGCGCTGGGGACAACGGAGCAGAGGGGCGGCAGAAGGCCCACGAGGCCGAGGACAGCCGGGTGCTGCTGTGGAAGAGGAACCCGCTCCC GAAATACGCGGAGAACATGTACTACTTTTCGGAGCTGGCGCTGACGCTCAACGCCCCGGAGAACGGCACGGCGCCCACGGACAGCCGCCGGCGCCCCGACCAGCGCCTGATGGAGAACGGCCGCTGGGACGAAGCCAACGCCGAGAAACAGCGGCTGGAGGAGAAGCAGCGCATCTCCCGCAAGAGACGCGAGGCCGAGGCCGCCAGGGCCACCGAGGACG ggaccccctacGACCCCTACAAGCCGCTGTGGTTCGAGCGCAAGAAGGACCCCGTCACCCAGGAGCTGGCGCACGTCTACAAGGGCGGCTACTGGGAGAGCAAAGAGAAGCAGGACTGGACCTTGTGCCCGGACATTTTCTGA